In Electrophorus electricus isolate fEleEle1 chromosome 12, fEleEle1.pri, whole genome shotgun sequence, a single window of DNA contains:
- the elf1 gene encoding ETS-related transcription factor Elf-1, whose product MTTAVQPNELVFEFASNGMDEINQLDDPSVFPAVIVEQVPAADLMQVYSGLEADEVTNGIMVDTIQDVVEENIMVGDVGLSVETPVSGGEDNMETIEAAEALLNMESPNNILDEKRMIHSYGSLLETDLTYISLRPDCMDVSLDESSMDEVPQKSPSKPPRKNKMRKPRAVRSCSPITNPALPLKKKSKEGKGNTIYLWEFLLALLQDKNTCPKYIKWTQREKGIFKLVDSKAVSKLWGKHKNKPDMNYETMGRALRYYYQRGILAKVEGQRLVYQFKEMPSDLVIIDEEEGQCGDSGPVYGGQRSTPHGRGVGRGASRAQGKGSGHTHAKSLKREQSPNLVYQSTNGKQSESLLQTVHVLQPNQGAAVPAPTQALRTINMPPLVLTSGPQGGAPVTLQTVPFSSVLANGDSSTHGSPPRVILHTVPSSSPGSKDVLTIQTASLTTDSLTTQQLLVSSLGSAGAGVISPTVQQAGSLNGLTRLVTLNASGQPVVAQQPGTVIATVLKPSELQGLQVKEEILDPQYLQSLVDGCPAPAAHFCKEEMEAGVAELSHRTVIVGATSLGHMVNGHSDMGSELASSPSEGLTPVEELEVKE is encoded by the exons ATGACCACTGCGGTCCAGCCCAACGAGCTCGTCTTTGAGTTTGCCAGCAATGGGATGGATGAAATCAACCAG TTGGACGATCCATCAGTCTTCCCGGCAGTGATTGTGGAGCAGGTACCTGCTGCTGACCTCATGCAGGTGTATTCAGGGCTTGAGGCTGACGAGGTCACCAATGGCATCATGGTAGACACAATACAGGATGTCGTGGAGGAGAACATTATGGTGGGAGATGTAGGCCTGTCTG TGGAGACTCCCGTGTCAGGAGGAGAAGATAACATGGAGACCATAGAGGCAGCTGAAGCTCTGCTGAACATGGAGTCTCCCAACAACATCCTGGACGAAAAGCGCATGA TTCACAGTTACGGATCTCTGCTGGAAACCGACCTGACGTACATATCTCTGCGACCAGATTGCATGGACGTCTCTCTGGATGAATCTTCCATGGATGAGGTTCCTCAGAAGAGTCCCTCCAAACCACccaggaaaaacaaaa TGCGCAAACCCAGAGCTGTGCGATCCTGCTCGCCCATCACCAATCCCGCTCTCCCGCTgaagaaaaagagcaaagaggGCAAAG GTAACACAATTTACCTGTGGGAGTTTCTCCTGGCTCTGCTGCAAGACAAGAACACCTGTCCCAAATATATTAAGTGGACGCAACGAGAGAAGGGCATCTTTAAGTTGGTGGACTCCAAGGCTGTGTCCAAGCTGTGGGGCAAACACAAGAATAAGCCTGATATGAACTACGAGACCATGGGAAGAGCCCTCAG GTATTACTACCAGAGGGGCATTCTGGCCAAGGTTGAGGGCCAAAGGCTTGTTTACCAGTTTAAGGAGATGCCCTCTGACCTGGTGATCATTGACGAGGAGGAGGGCCAGTGTGGAGACTCGGGCCCCGTCTACGGAGGCCAGCGCTCCACGCCTCACGGGCGAGGTGTGGGCCGTGGGGCGTCGCGCGCCCAGGGGAAGGGCTCGGGCCACACGCACGCAAAGTCGTTGAAACGGGAGCAGAGTCCCAACCTGGTGTACCAGAGCACCAACGGCAAACAGAGCGAGTCACTACTGCAGACGGTCCACGTGCTTCAGCCCAACCAGGGCGCGGCCGTCCCTGCTCCCACACAGGCTCTGAG GACAATTAACATGCCTCCCCTTGTCCTAACATCTGGACCACAGGGAGGAGCCCCAGTCACCCTGCAGACTGTGCCTTTCTCTTCTGTCCTGGCTAATGGGGACTCCTCCACCCATGGCTCGCCTCCGCGAGTCATCCTGCACACAGTGCCTTCCTCCAGCCCTGGGAGCAAAGATGTGCTGACCATCCAGACTGCCTCTCTGACCACAGACAGCCTCACCACCCAGCAGCTCCTGGTGTCCAGCCTGGGCTCGGCCGGCGCCGGTGTCATCAGCCCCACGGTGCAGCAGGCTGGCTCCCTGAACGGCCTCACCCGCCTGGTCACGCTTAACGCCAGCGGGCAACCGGTGGTAGCCCAGCAGCCAGGCACGGTCATCGCCACCGTGCTGAAGCCTAGCGAGCTGCAGGGCCTGCAGGTGAAAGAGGAGATCCTGGACCCACAGTACCTCCAGTCCCTGGTTGACGGCTGCCCTGCACCGGCTGCGCACTTCTGCAAGGAAGAGATGGAGGCGGGGGTGGCAGAGCTCAGCCACAGGACCGTGATCGTGGGCGCCACCAGCTTGGGCCACATGGTGAACGGACACTCGGACATGGGCTCAGAGCTGGCCAGCAGCCCCAGCGAGGGCCTCACCCctgtggaggagctggaggtgaAGGAGTAG